From the Lathyrus oleraceus cultivar Zhongwan6 chromosome 4, CAAS_Psat_ZW6_1.0, whole genome shotgun sequence genome, one window contains:
- the LOC127135056 gene encoding uncharacterized protein LOC127135056 has translation MEVINLGSEEDRKEVKVGALLAPEVKERMIKLLREYTDVFAWSYQDMPWLNTDIVEHRLPLRPECPPIRQKLRRTQSDMAIKTKEEVQKQIDVDEDVMYLQAKDCNEPLPNEGPKPGSQWGLIFDKAVNAYGNGIGAIIITPHGSHIPFTARLTFKYTNNMTEYEAYIMGLEEAIDLRIKTLNVCGDSALVVNQIKGEWETRQPGLIPSKDYARRLSTFFKNIEFHHIPREENQMADALATLASMIIVNRWSDVPKIDVMRLDRSSHVFAMEEVSDDKPWYHDIKCYLQSQEYPPGALNKDKKTLRRLANNFFLNEDVIYKRNFDTI, from the exons ATGGAAGtaatcaacttggggtctgaggagGATAGAAAAGAAGTCAAAGTTGGAGCACTGCTCGCGCCAGAGGTCAAAGAGAGGATGATAAAGCTTCTCCGAGAATATactgatgtgtttgcttggtcataccaagacatgccaTGGTTGAACACCGATATTGTGGAGCATCGTCTACCGTTGAGGCCAGAGTGTCCACCGATCAGgcaaaagttaagaagaactcagTCGGACATGGCGATCAAAAccaaagaggaagtgcaaaagcagattgatgtaG atgaagatgtGATGTACTTACAAGCCAAAGATTGCAATGAACCACTTCCAAATGAAGGGCCAAAGCCAGGTTCTCAATGGGGTTTAATATTTGATAAAGCagttaatgcttatggtaatggtattggggcaataATCATCACTCCTCATGGCTCACATATCCCTTTTACTGCAAGATTAACATTCAAGTACACGAACAACATGACGGAATATGAAGCCTACATCATGGGTctagaagaagccattgatcttagaataaAAACTCTCAATGTTTGTGGAGACTCAGCTCTAGTTGTCAAtcaaattaaaggagaatgggaaactcgtCAACCTGGCCTAATCCCATCCAAAGACTATGCAAGGAGGTTATCTACTTTCTTCAAAAATATTGAATTTCATCACATCCCTCGTGAGGaaaatcagatggcagatgccttGGCAACTTTGGCATCCATGATCATTGTGAATCGTTGGAGTGACGTGCCTAAGATCGATGTTATGCGTCTTGATAGATCTTCTCATGTATTTGCAATGGAAGAAGTCTCTGATGACAAGCCatggtaccacgacatcaagtgttATCTCCAGAGTCAAGAATACCCACCTGGGGCATtaaacaaagataagaagaccttgagaAGACTGGCTAATAACTTCTTTCTAAATGAAGACGTGatatacaagagaaactttgacacg ATttaa